Below is a genomic region from Anomaloglossus baeobatrachus isolate aAnoBae1 unplaced genomic scaffold, aAnoBae1.hap1 Scaffold_4784, whole genome shotgun sequence.
GTGTGTCTTTGATCCTCCCATTTAGAGGCTCAGTGGTGGACTGGGAATACCAGGTTGGGATATTCTGGTGACGATGGAGAGGTTAAGGAACTACACCATGCCAAGCCTAAACTTCATCAGCTATCCTTCTGAGATTATCACTGTGGTGGAAACCATAATGATGCTCTCCATGACAGCCATAGAATACAATGTACAGCTCCAGGCTACTACCATGGTGGTAAGTATTGATGGGATGAGACTGTAAATGCACAGTATATGGCCAAAAGTAAGTGGACCCCTCTCCAAATTACTGAGATGAGGTATTATGGCCACCTGCGTCACGAAAAAGGTGCATGAGGGCAAACACAAAGCCCCGTAGACACATATTACCATTGTCATCGTTCTATACATTTTATTGACGTTTTTGGACATCGCTGATTGAATTTTCTTCCTTCTTTGTGCAGGATTTTGTTACGGTGTATAGTCGACTTCTCGGTTTTGACATGGAGACTTTCTGGACACCAGCACTTAGAAGGAAGCCATCCCTCGGGTCAATGGTCCTGCAGTCAGTGCAAACTATTTCCGGACTTTTTGAAGTCGATTCAAGCCCTTTCGAGCTCATCAAACAGAATTTCCAAATGAGCGCCGTGGTCTTCTTGGACCAGTTGACATGGACAAGCTACAACAGATCCTTCAACATGACTCCAGACATTGAATTGATCTTCAAAAAAATTGGCTTGAGCGACCGTAATAATGTCACTGTGATAATCATGGTCCTTAGGATCCCAGGCAGGATCCTACCTCGGAATGTCGGGGACAGCGTGAAAGGTTATGGCCACAGTGTGGAAAGTCATATTGTAATAAGCACCATTAAGACTGGGAACCAAACAGTGAATCGAGCCAATTTAGATGTGGTCTTCTTTCGTATGAAGGAACCCAACAGGACAGACATTGGTACTGCTCAATGTGCATTTTGGGACAATGGTCTCTTTGAAGGAGTTGGAGGATGGTCAACAGTAGGATGTCAGACGTTCTTAGTCAATGACAGTATTCTGTGTCGATACAGACATGGTGGGACCTTCTCGGTCTTGACATCATTTGGGGTTTTTAAGGACGTCTTGGTGGATAGTTTGGATGATGACGTTTTGGAGGATGAGGTTTTGGACACGGTCTCCCAGGTTGGATCTACTTTGTCTATCCTGAGTCTACTCATCTGCATCATAGTCTACATCATAGAATGGAAGTCTGTGGTGAAGGATGACATTTCTTTATATCGGCAGGTGACCTTGATCAATATTTCTGGGTCCATGCTGATTGCTGATGTCTGGTTCTTAGCATCTACCATAATAACCAAAAGTCATGCCAACAAGCTTTGCGTCTCAGCAGCCTTCTTCCAGCACTTCTTCTATCTGGCCAGCTTATCCTGGATGTTAGTCCAGGGGTTGATTCTCCTCTATGAGCTCGTCTTTACCTCCTTCAAGCTCATCAAAATGGCCGTCATTCTGGCTATGGTAGGAATCGGCTATGTCTCTCCATTCATCATTGCCAGTGTGACGATAGGCATGGACTATCCCAAAGAAGGATACATTGCAGACGGAGGATGCTTTTTGAATCGAGAAGACGGGGCCGTATTTGCTTTTTCAGGACCTTCTCTCCTGGTTTCGGCTGTGAACTTCCTCACTATTGGTGCAATGGTCTGGAAGATTTTACGACCTCCTGCCCCGGAAGAGACAGAGGTAGCAGAGGAAGAAGAAGACACAAAATCCTTGGTGGCCAAGGCTCTTGCCATCTTAACATCGGTGTTTGGCATAACATGGTTTCTGGAGACGGGAACGTTGTTAGACGAAGTGCACGAGTCCATTCATTATACACTTACATTCCTTAATTCTTTCCAGGTAATGTTTGTTGACCAAATAAGTATCAAATAGTTTCTTCACTTGCACGTAGATTTGTGATATAGTGTCTTTCATCATTAGTACCCTAAAAATTATAGTTTTCATTATGTAACTCCAAGTTTAGAAGAACTCCTCAAGCTCCAAAAAGATCATATCCCCCGATGAACGAGCGCTTGGGTGATCTTCAACCTCTTTGCACCAAAAGATTATCGTGAAACGTTGGTCTCCAGCTTTTCTTCTAATGCCATCCCCACCATTAGTCCCCATTTCACTGTCAATTACACAAAACGACCAAATTGCAAATTCTCCCAGTAGTCTACTAATTCCGAGAAAAATCTGCTCCATCAAACATTTCCTCTCTAACGCAAAGAAAACCATCCCTCGGGCAACTTCAGCGCTACCAAAACCACCTTCTCCAATACTAGGTGTAAAACATCTCTCTCATGTCCCATCTTCAGGAAATCTCTCAGTGATTCCATCAATATTCCACCCTACAAATGTTCTCCTACAAGTCTATAAGCCTACAAGCCTTAGCCACCATTAGAATTCCAACACTACCTCTATTGGAGAGGTCTACAGCCGCTTACTCCATCCTCCGACCTCGTCTATATAGTCTTTATATAAAATAAATGAGGAAGAAGCGTTTCATTTGTCCATACCGTGATACTATGATATCCTAATAACATCATGTCTTCCGTCTTCAGGGAGTGATCATCTTGATCTTCGGATGTCTCTTGGACAAAAGAGTAAGTTGCTAATTAACTCATTAAGCTCATTGTAACGCTCGAGgctggtgtaggggcagcgagcgagatttgtggacccactggacctcaagagggacccgggcttaccctttggtagtgtgaggggcttaactaagtgcctaccaCGAGGCAAACACTACTGTAGGTATCATTCCCAggacagtgaccgggactgtggcagctgacctccaggacaggtgatggactaaggtacaggcgggatgactgaggcagacaggtatggtgggcacggcagggacagatgGGTATGGGAAGGTGGAACAGGTACAtgtgacggacacagggataacgagACCTGAaaactagctagacagacaggacactgatTGAGAACGTTGagtaggcacctcccctaatgggaaggtGTCTTAAACACATAAGGCACCTGGAAATAAAGCACTGACCCTTTAAGAGGAGGACCTGTGTTTGCGCACGTACGTTAAGCACACTTCCAAGAGACCTGGGCtgcatgcacaggccctgggaggaaAAGGAGGCAGTAGCACACGTGAACGGCCAGGGAAGACGTGACCTGGCCGGGGCGGTAAGTAAGTTGGCATCCCTGCAGGAACGTCAGCAAACCACTCATGAATCTCCATTTGTAGACATAAAATTGTGGAAATTTAACATCTCATTCATTTTTTTTCCAGATTCGGGAAACTCTGGCCAAATGGTTCCAAAAGCTTCAATCTCTCTTCCCCTCTCCGGCCTGCTGTGAATGCGGCTCATACAACGTGGTAAGGCAGTTTTAATTGTGGGCGCATTGAAAATTTACAGTGATGAAACCGTAAACATAAATCGCGCCGCGTTTCGTGTTTTATTGATTCTTAGATTTGTTAGGACTGAAGTCTGATCCACAAAACAGCGGCTACGACATCTCCTTACACGACGGTTATCCGGTATCTTGCACGGCTTCTTAAATAGATAGCCGGCAGGGTCCATTGAGGGGGATGTTGTGTTGGACGGCTGTACCCATCAGTTGGCCATTTAGGGGACGTGCCGGGGGTTGTTTCCCCACTGATCGGATGATAGCGTATCCTAAAACTGGACATGCCCACGACATAGCGCTCGGACAAGTTTCCCATATACACGACCATCGGCATTATCCTTCCAAAGTGGGAGAGGAAAAAGCAAAACCATGAAACCAGTAAGCTCAAGCATTGAAATTGCATCTGCCCGATCTCCCCCGATGACTCTAAATCGGGGGAACGTTTATTATTTGGTGGCCGCTCATAGGAAAGTCAAGATGCCATCTAAGTGAGAAGCGTGGAAAACACATTTCGTAGATTCCTAAAAGTAAAGTACTAGAGCGCTGAACAACATGAACTATCCTGGAGAAGCACGGGACGACAAACATGGATCATGGCGGGATTCTGTCCTTCACAACATCCGGACACGGTCGTTGTACATTGGAAAAGAAGGTGACATCATGAAAGTGTAGAATAAAGAGCCTCCATACCGGAAAAGCCAGAGAGACCATTTCTAGATGTGACCGGAGGTAATGCTCAACAACAAAAGCCACCCAAACTACAAAGCAAAACAAAGCTGCAGCTTCTATGGATGGAAGAAACCAGGATGAACTTGTGCCAGAGCGTTAGGCGCACAGTGTGGAGGAAAGGCGCTAATCAGAAGCATACCCCGTGATCTGTCACATGCGGTGGAGGCAAGGATTAATCCGGGCCTGGACGGCGCCAGTGGAGCTCAGTGTCTGGTAATTACTGATGAGGTGTCCAACAACAAAACTTACAGGATGATTTTGAAGTGTACTAAGCTATAAAAGTCCAGCCCAGATCCAGCCACATCCAGGAAAACAAATATGATTTACCATACAGCAGaacaacaactagtgatgagcgggcactaccatgctcaggtgctcagtactggtaactagtgatgagcggccactaccatgctcgggtgctcagtactggtaactagtgatgagcgggcactaccatgctcaggtgctcagtactggtaactagtgatgaacgggcactaccatgctcgggtgctcagtactggtaactagtgatgagcgggcactaccatgctcgggtgctcagtactggtaactagtgatgagcgggcactaccatgctcaagtgctctgtactggtaactagtgatgagtgggcactaccatgctcaggtgctcagtactggtaactagtgatgagcgggcactaccatgctcgggtgctctgtgctggtaactagtgatgagtgggcactaccattctcgggtgctcagtactggtaactagtgatgagcgggcactaccatgctcgggtgctcagtactggtaactcgtgatgagcgggcactaccatgctcgggtgctcagtactggtaactagtgatgagcgggcactaccatgctcaggtgctcagtactggtaactagtgatgagcgggcactaccatgctcgggtgctcagtactggtaactagtgatgagcgggcactaccatgctcgggtgctctgtactggtaactagtgatgagcgggcactaccatgctcgggtgctcagtactggtaactagtgatgagcgggtactaccatgctccggtgctcagtactggtaactagtgatgagcgggcactaccatgctcgggtgctcagtactggtaactagtgatgagcgggcactaccatgctcgggtgctcagtactggtaactagtgatgagcggccactaccatgctcgggtgctcagtactggtaactagtgatgagcgggcactaccatgctcgggtgctcagtactggtaactagtgatgagcggccactaccatgctcgggtgctctgtgctggtaactagtgatgagtgggcactaccatgctcgggtgctcagtactggtaactagtgatgagcgggcactaccatgctcgggtgctctgtgctggtaactagtgatgagtgggcactaccatgctcgggtgctcagtactggtacctagtgatgagcgggcactaccatgctcaggtgctcagtactggtaactagtgatgagcgggcactaccatgctcaggtgctcagtactggtaactagtgatgagtgggcactaccatgctcaggtgctcagtactggtaactagtgatgagcgggcactaccatgctcgggtgcttctaTTTTCAGTAGGTTTCCTATTCGTGGGAGCGGATACTCCTGTGCGGTGCTGTTATGGTGAAGGGAATAGTAAAGCTCCACTTCCTCACCTTGTCCTACACAGATTAGAGAATCTTACCAGATGAGCCCACAACACTAATCCTCATATTATACTGATGTGGGTTTGCCAAGTTATTTAGTGTTGGTGACAATGAAGGAAAATGTAATGaatggctgcaattcctaaatGGTTAATGTTAAAGTTGTTAGGTCACCTGCATTCAACCGGAAAAGCTCCACTTCATCACATCTGGTTGGATTTGATTCAAGCCATTGTGCTGGTATATAGAGGTGAAATCATGGAAACTCTGGGACTATAAAGAACACTTCTGGGCCCAAGTATATAAAATAAAACTGTTCCAGAATGTTCAATCCTGGCAATGTGGCATGACATGAATGTCATTGATGCAACGATCCTCAGCTTGGTTCAATACATCTAAGGAACACTTAATGTTTtcctagaaagaagggaattttgttacttaccgtaaattccttttcttctagctcctattgggagacccagacgattgggtgtatagcactgcctccggaggccacacaaagcaattacaccaaaaagtgtaaggcccctccccttctggctatacacccccagtgggatcactggctcaccagttttagtgcaaaagcaagaaggaggaaagccaataactggtttaaacaaattcactccgaagtaacctcggagaactgaaaaccgttcaacatgaacaacatgtgtacccgaaaaacaaccaaaaatcccgaaggacaacagggcgggtgctgggtctcccaataggagctagaagaaaaggaatttacggtaagtaacaaaattcccttcttcttcggcgctccattgggagacccagacgattgggacgtccaaaagctgtccctgggtgggtaaagaaatacctcatgttagagctgcaagacagccctcccctacggggaggcaactgccgcctgcaggactcttctacctaggctggcgtccgccgaagcataggtatgcacctgataatgtttggtgaaagtgtgcagactcgaccaggtagctgcctggcacacctgttgagccgtagcctggtgtcgtaatgcccaggacgcacccacggctctggtagaatgggcctttctgtgatagtctagaaagtgaaacctccctcagaggctcgaagggcggcttctggagggcaactagtaccctgttcagatcccatggatctaacggccgcttgtacgggggtacgatatggcaaaccccctgtaggaacgtgcgcaccttaggaaggcgtgccaaacgcctctgaaaaaagacggatagcgccgagacctgacctttaagggagccgagcgacaaacctttttctaacccagattgcaggaaagaaagaaaggtaggcaatgcaaatggccagggactccctgagcagagcaccaggataagaatatcctccacgttctgtggtagatcttagcggacgtgggcttcctagcctgtctcatggtggcaacgaccctttgagacaatcctgaagacgctaggatccaggactcaatggccacacagtcaggttcagggccgcagaattccgatggaaaaacggcccttgggacagtaagtctggtcggtctggtagtgcccacggttggccgaccgtgagctgccacagatccggataccacgccctcctcggccagtctggggcgacgagtatgacgcggctgcaatcggatctgatcttgcgtagcactctgggcaagagtgccagaggtggaaacacataagggagccggaactgcgaccaatcttgcactagggcgtctgccgccagcgctctttgatcgcgagaccgtgccatgaaggttgggaccttgttgttgtgccgggacgccatgaggtcgacgtccggccttccccatcggcgacagatttcc
It encodes:
- the LOC142281654 gene encoding adhesion G-protein coupled receptor F3-like, which translates into the protein MLIADVWFLASTIITKSHANKLCVSAAFFQHFFYLASLSWMLVQGLILLYELVFTSFKLIKMAVILAMVGIGYVSPFIIASVTIGMDYPKEGYIADGGCFLNREDGAVFAFSGPSLLVSAVNFLTIGAMVWKILRPPAPEETEVAEEEEDTKSLVAKALAILTSVFGITWFLETGTLLDEVHESIHYTLTFLNSFQGVIILIFGCLLDKRIRETLAKWFQKLQSLFPSPACCECGSYNVEQIRETEVIEAYIQIFHKRCDDHLTLNQQRPALSTSAAKHVMPVEKDKKQ